One Desulfobulbus oligotrophicus DNA segment encodes these proteins:
- the thiE gene encoding thiamine phosphate synthase, with product MQILPDKPTLPPGLYGITAEKFSAGRSNIEVVAKMIEGGIRIVQYREKRPYKSYGQMLAECRIIRKLTRDAGVLFIVNDYIDIALLTDADGVHVGQDDLPVPEIRRLLGPDRLIGLSTHDPEQAAAAVDAGADYIGVGPLFSTQTKEDVCAPVGLAYLEHVVRTSPLPFVAIGGIKESNLPEVIARGAKTVCLVTEIVAASDIVAMVQRLNAAFL from the coding sequence ATGCAAATTCTGCCGGATAAACCCACTCTTCCACCTGGTCTCTATGGCATCACAGCAGAAAAGTTTTCCGCAGGCCGTTCCAACATCGAGGTGGTTGCAAAGATGATAGAGGGCGGTATTCGCATTGTCCAGTATCGTGAAAAACGCCCGTACAAAAGTTACGGCCAGATGCTGGCCGAATGCCGGATCATTCGCAAACTGACCCGTGATGCCGGAGTACTGTTTATTGTCAACGATTATATTGATATCGCTCTCTTGACAGATGCCGATGGTGTGCACGTCGGCCAGGATGATCTTCCGGTTCCTGAGATACGCAGACTGCTCGGCCCTGACAGACTTATCGGACTCTCCACCCACGACCCTGAGCAGGCCGCTGCAGCGGTGGACGCGGGAGCCGACTACATCGGTGTCGGACCGCTGTTCAGCACGCAGACCAAAGAAGATGTCTGTGCACCGGTCGGTTTGGCATATCTTGAACATGTGGTTCGTACAAGCCCCCTTCCCTTTGTTGCTATTGGTGGTATCAAAGAGAGCAATCTGCCGGAGGTGATCGCACGAGGCGCCAAAACCGTCTGTCTGGTGACAGAAATTGTTGCAGCCTCTGACATTGTTGCCATGGTGCAACGGCTGAATGCTGCATTTCTTTGA
- the thiC gene encoding phosphomethylpyrimidine synthase ThiC, whose translation MTFLTQMAAARCGTITPQVRQVLIDEKIHENDLLTRIAEGRIVIPANRNHTSLLAKGIGAGLTTKINVNLGVSEDCCNVEAELQKVRRSIELKADAIMDLSTFGDTRAFRKRAVEISPAMIGTVPVYDAVARYGKDVAAITVDDFFDVVRMHAEDGVDFMTIHAGLTQTAIQRLRITPRLTHIVSRGGSLLLDWMTANDKENPFYEHFDRLLELCRQYDVTLSLGDGLRPGSLRDATDAAQIQELIFLGELTKRCWQAEVQVMIEGPGHVPLNEVAANMLLEKKLCHGAPFYVLGPIVTDVAPGYDHITSAIGGALAAAHGADFLCYVTPAEHLRLPDQDDMKEGIIAARIAAHAADIAKGIPGAIDWDNAMSAARRDLDWDRMFGLALDPEKAKAYRASSKPVDQEVCTMCGDLCAVKRSRTILQPETDAAS comes from the coding sequence ATGACCTTCTTAACTCAGATGGCTGCAGCACGCTGCGGCACCATCACCCCTCAGGTGCGACAGGTACTCATCGATGAGAAAATCCATGAAAACGATCTGTTAACACGGATAGCCGAAGGCAGGATCGTTATTCCTGCCAACCGCAACCACACCAGTCTGCTTGCCAAGGGTATCGGCGCCGGCCTGACCACTAAGATAAACGTCAACCTCGGCGTATCAGAAGATTGCTGCAATGTTGAAGCGGAATTACAAAAAGTACGGCGTTCAATAGAACTCAAGGCCGACGCGATCATGGATCTCAGTACCTTCGGTGACACAAGGGCTTTTCGAAAACGAGCCGTTGAAATCAGTCCGGCCATGATCGGCACGGTCCCGGTTTACGATGCAGTGGCCCGTTACGGCAAGGACGTGGCTGCTATTACTGTGGACGATTTCTTTGACGTTGTCCGCATGCATGCCGAAGATGGGGTTGATTTCATGACCATCCATGCAGGTCTCACGCAAACGGCCATCCAGCGTTTGCGCATCACCCCCCGCCTTACCCATATCGTCAGTCGCGGCGGTTCCCTGCTGCTCGACTGGATGACTGCCAATGATAAGGAAAACCCCTTTTATGAACACTTTGACCGGTTACTCGAACTGTGCAGACAGTATGATGTTACCCTCAGTCTGGGGGATGGGCTGCGACCGGGCAGCCTGCGAGACGCAACAGATGCCGCCCAGATACAGGAGTTGATTTTTCTGGGTGAATTAACCAAGCGCTGCTGGCAGGCTGAGGTGCAGGTCATGATCGAAGGACCGGGACATGTACCGCTCAATGAGGTGGCAGCCAACATGCTGTTGGAAAAGAAACTCTGCCATGGTGCTCCGTTTTACGTGCTGGGTCCGATTGTGACCGATGTTGCACCCGGGTACGATCATATCACCTCAGCCATCGGCGGTGCTCTGGCAGCTGCCCATGGTGCTGATTTTCTCTGTTATGTAACCCCTGCCGAACACCTGCGTCTGCCGGATCAGGATGACATGAAAGAGGGCATAATTGCCGCACGCATTGCTGCCCATGCCGCTGATATCGCCAAAGGCATTCCCGGCGCCATTGACTGGGATAATGCCATGAGTGCGGCACGTAGAGATCTGGACTGGGATCGGATGTTTGGTCTTGCTCTTGACCCGGAAAAGGCAAAAGCCTACCGCGCCTCATCAAAGCCTGTTGATCAGGAGGTGTGCACCATGTGCGGCGATCTGTGTGCAGTCAAGCGAAGTCGAACCATTCTTCAACCCGAGACTGACGCAGCAAGTTGA
- a CDS encoding amino acid ABC transporter ATP-binding protein yields MKDHITRADHDPIIVTEHLMKTFPGPVTALDDFTIQVQRGEVLVVIGPSGSGKSTLLRCLNGLESIDSGRIVIDGIPLDNHEANRFAIRREVGMVFQAFNLFPHLSVLENINLAQRLVRGVRKSEATETTRVLLAKVGLSEKIHSYPDELSGGQQQRVAIARAVALHPKVMLFDEATSALDPEMIGEVLDVMRRLAEEGMTMVIVTHEMGFAKEVSDRVAFMVDGRLVEEAETQAFFTQPQQERTRDFLRQIL; encoded by the coding sequence ATGAAAGACCATATTACCAGAGCTGATCACGATCCAATCATCGTGACCGAGCACCTGATGAAGACCTTTCCCGGCCCGGTAACGGCTCTGGATGATTTTACCATTCAGGTTCAGCGTGGCGAAGTGCTGGTGGTGATTGGCCCCTCGGGATCAGGGAAATCAACATTGCTGCGGTGTCTCAACGGACTGGAAAGCATTGACAGCGGTCGGATTGTTATTGACGGTATCCCCCTTGACAATCATGAGGCAAATCGTTTTGCCATACGCCGGGAAGTCGGCATGGTTTTTCAGGCATTTAATCTTTTCCCGCATCTGTCTGTCCTTGAAAATATCAACCTGGCGCAGCGTCTTGTCCGCGGTGTACGCAAATCAGAAGCAACCGAAACCACCAGGGTGCTGCTTGCTAAAGTCGGGCTCTCAGAAAAGATTCACAGTTATCCTGATGAACTTTCAGGTGGGCAGCAGCAACGGGTGGCTATTGCCCGAGCCGTGGCTTTGCATCCAAAAGTGATGTTGTTTGATGAGGCCACCAGTGCTCTGGATCCTGAGATGATCGGTGAGGTGCTCGACGTGATGCGCAGGCTAGCGGAGGAGGGCATGACCATGGTGATCGTGACCCATGAGATGGGGTTTGCCAAAGAGGTGAGCGATCGGGTGGCGTTCATGGTGGACGGCCGGCTTGTTGAGGAGGCCGAAACCCAAGCGTTTTTTACGCAACCTCAACAAGAGCGCACCCGTGATTTTCTTCGACAGATTCTGTAG
- a CDS encoding amino acid ABC transporter permease — protein sequence MSLPRRASAQLLHWFAFAVSCLALIWLVLRGAERLGYSWHWRQIPRYLWTCSDGTCSFGPLMQGLLVTLEITAVSILGATIIGLCTAMLRLSNSFVGRGAARFYLETVRNTPLLVQIFFLYFVIAPLFDFERTTTAILALSLFEGAYASEIFRAGITSIGRGQWEACYSLGLSRSQSFQHVILPQAVRRVLPPLTGQAVSLIKDSALVSTIAVSDLTMQGRMIVAETFLSFEVWFVVAAIYLVLTLALSSLAHAIERRFPRIA from the coding sequence GTGTCTCTTCCTCGCCGGGCGTCTGCTCAACTTCTTCACTGGTTTGCCTTTGCGGTTAGCTGTCTGGCCTTAATCTGGCTGGTGCTGCGTGGCGCTGAACGACTCGGTTACAGCTGGCATTGGCGACAGATCCCGCGCTACCTGTGGACCTGCTCCGATGGTACCTGTTCCTTTGGTCCACTTATGCAGGGACTGCTGGTCACATTGGAAATAACGGCGGTCAGCATACTGGGTGCCACGATAATCGGTCTGTGCACTGCGATGCTCAGGCTTTCGAATTCTTTTGTCGGTCGGGGGGCAGCCCGGTTTTATCTTGAAACAGTCCGTAACACTCCGCTGTTGGTGCAGATCTTTTTTCTTTATTTTGTTATTGCCCCTTTGTTCGACTTTGAGAGGACCACCACGGCTATCCTGGCACTGAGTCTTTTTGAAGGCGCCTATGCTTCAGAAATTTTTCGGGCCGGGATCACTTCCATTGGCAGAGGACAGTGGGAAGCCTGTTACAGTCTCGGACTGAGTCGGTCGCAGAGTTTTCAGCATGTCATTCTGCCGCAGGCAGTACGTCGTGTTTTACCGCCACTGACCGGGCAGGCAGTCTCTCTTATCAAGGATTCGGCCCTGGTAAGCACCATCGCTGTCTCCGACTTAACCATGCAGGGACGAATGATCGTTGCAGAAACCTTTCTTTCCTTTGAAGTCTGGTTTGTGGTTGCCGCCATCTATCTTGTCCTTACCCTTGCCCTTTCCAGTCTTGCCCATGCCATTGAACGACGCTTTCCAAGGATCGCCTGA
- a CDS encoding ABC transporter ATP-binding protein: protein MFSPDQHGNPPPLLTIDNFSLTFHDVEGNRFPVLHDICLQIAAGECHALVGESGSGKSVTALSILRLLEETSRIEQTGSIRFDGQEITTLPKQKIRAIRGNRIAMIFQEPMTSLNPVYTIGTQLMEPLLLHQSVSKEAAHRMALQLLERTGIDNPDERIRSYPHQLSGGQRQRVIIAMALACRPQLLIADEPTTALDVTIQNQILDLIIDIQQEYGMAVLLITHDLPMVKKIADTVSIMHCGRIVEQGAVETIFSAPSKKYTRHLLAAVPTGIQQTRTGGHKLIEINTLSCSFTIKSPWTSLWSRSGQVRKAVDEVSLTLHAGTTLGLVGESGSGKTTLAMCLLGLLPYRGSVTYIPEPGITYSLSKLSGRRFRPLRKELQIVFQDPFSSLSPRMTIAQIIAEGLEVHGLGGTKSERQSLVEQALNDVELDPALAGRFPHEFSGGQRQRIAIARAVILRPKLLILDEPTSALDMTIQKQILSLLRQLQDRFQLTYIFITHDLRTVRSVADQLAVMRQGRIVESGPAAALFVNPQQAYTKRLFDAAFHRTPTQGGYPL, encoded by the coding sequence ATGTTCTCTCCTGATCAACACGGCAACCCGCCGCCGCTTCTGACCATCGATAATTTTTCCCTCACCTTCCATGATGTTGAGGGTAACCGTTTCCCGGTTCTGCATGATATCTGCCTGCAGATCGCTGCCGGTGAATGCCATGCCCTGGTTGGTGAATCCGGCTCCGGAAAATCGGTGACTGCTCTGTCCATTCTCCGTTTGCTCGAAGAGACCAGCAGGATCGAACAGACCGGATCCATTCGTTTTGACGGCCAGGAAATAACCACGTTGCCCAAACAGAAGATCCGTGCCATCCGCGGCAACCGGATTGCCATGATCTTTCAGGAACCGATGACATCACTCAACCCGGTGTATACCATCGGCACCCAGCTGATGGAACCGCTGCTGCTTCACCAGTCCGTCTCCAAAGAGGCAGCCCACCGGATGGCCCTGCAGTTGCTTGAACGCACAGGTATCGATAACCCTGATGAACGTATCCGTTCCTATCCTCACCAGTTATCCGGTGGACAACGTCAGCGTGTCATCATAGCCATGGCCCTGGCCTGCCGGCCGCAGCTCCTGATTGCCGATGAACCGACCACAGCCCTTGATGTGACCATCCAAAATCAGATTCTTGATCTCATCATCGACATTCAGCAGGAGTATGGGATGGCTGTCCTTCTCATCACCCATGACCTGCCGATGGTGAAGAAGATTGCAGACACAGTTTCAATTATGCACTGCGGCCGAATCGTTGAACAGGGGGCTGTTGAAACCATCTTTTCCGCGCCCAGTAAAAAGTATACCAGGCACCTGCTAGCCGCTGTTCCCACCGGTATTCAGCAGACCCGCACCGGCGGACATAAGCTCATCGAAATCAACACGCTCAGCTGTAGCTTTACCATTAAAAGCCCCTGGACCAGTCTTTGGTCGCGGTCCGGACAGGTGCGCAAGGCCGTGGATGAGGTCAGTTTGACGCTTCATGCCGGCACCACCCTTGGTCTGGTCGGTGAATCCGGTTCAGGGAAAACCACTCTGGCAATGTGTCTTTTGGGCCTTCTTCCCTACAGAGGTTCAGTCACCTATATTCCGGAACCAGGTATCACCTACAGCCTCTCCAAGCTGTCAGGCCGGCGGTTCCGACCGTTGCGCAAAGAACTGCAGATCGTCTTCCAGGACCCCTTTTCATCGCTGTCACCACGGATGACCATTGCACAGATCATTGCTGAAGGGCTGGAGGTGCATGGCCTTGGCGGCACAAAAAGTGAGCGGCAGTCTCTGGTTGAACAGGCACTCAACGATGTCGAACTTGACCCTGCCCTGGCAGGACGTTTCCCCCACGAATTTTCCGGTGGACAACGCCAGCGCATCGCCATTGCCCGTGCTGTTATTCTCAGGCCGAAACTGCTGATTCTCGATGAGCCGACCAGTGCCCTGGACATGACTATTCAAAAACAGATTCTGAGCTTATTGCGTCAGCTGCAAGACCGTTTTCAATTAACCTATATTTTCATTACCCATGACCTGCGCACAGTCCGATCCGTTGCCGATCAGCTGGCGGTCATGCGTCAGGGCCGGATTGTTGAAAGCGGGCCGGCCGCAGCTTTGTTTGTCAACCCGCAGCAGGCCTATACAAAACGACTTTTTGATGCCGCCTTTCATCGTACCCCCACTCAAGGAGGATATCCGCTATGA
- a CDS encoding DsrE family protein, producing MIYRAVFHVDLDEVKPFAIALSNISNLLRAIPEKHYDLVLLCNGPAVVLLQSDACAPHREEIWQLQQARVSFKVCRNALNRFNIDPDNLIEGCEIVPAGIVTLIELQQDGYAYIKP from the coding sequence ATGATCTATCGGGCAGTCTTTCATGTTGACCTTGATGAGGTCAAACCCTTTGCCATTGCTCTGTCCAATATCAGTAACCTGCTACGCGCCATCCCGGAAAAACACTACGACCTGGTTCTGCTCTGCAATGGTCCGGCCGTCGTCCTGTTACAAAGTGATGCCTGTGCACCGCACCGGGAGGAGATCTGGCAGCTACAACAGGCCAGGGTGTCGTTTAAAGTCTGCCGTAATGCTTTAAATCGGTTTAATATTGATCCGGACAACCTGATTGAAGGCTGTGAGATCGTTCCCGCCGGAATTGTCACCTTAATTGAACTGCAGCAGGATGGATACGCCTACATCAAACCCTGA
- the uvrC gene encoding excinuclease ABC subunit UvrC yields MDTPTSNPDALPKESSSPLSTDFLATVSHGPGVYQMLGKKEVLYVGKARDLRKRLSQYVHYTGPPHSKTAAMLSRVARVETFLTTTEKEALILEASLIKQHRPRYNVILRDDKNYPLIKVTTSEPWPRVIVTRKRFRDGNRYFGPYASSTAMRATIQLLSRLFPLRRCATMRERSRPCLNFQMNRCLAPCAGKVDSAEYQRMVESIIMILEGKADKVIAKLTAKMTNAAAEQAFEQAAFYRDQIQYLEKTIEHQAVVATHDLDQDVIGFHRQDAAVGIAVLFVRGGMLTGSQTFFLSEPLGDDSTVLTQSILQYYSNDRQPPRELLLPFSLEDQGPITERLAELREGAVTLHTPQRGKRMQLMRMAGTNAAQIFSEQAKKQQSWNSLATALQTKLHLKNRPETIECLDISNLQGRQAVGSLVCFIQGEKAAGRYRHYRIRSQDTPDDYAMMREVLERRMHKAVHENDPLPDLLLLDGGKGQLGVAVDVLNRFDLLNRIDLVAIAEEKEEEGEKLFRPGRKNPILLQPHSPVLLYLMRIRDEAHRFGITHHRRLRSKDQLHSRLDNLQGVGPQRKKLLLRSLGSVQRVLAADRQTLAEIPGIGSRLSEKIYQQLHPNNGSSSDEKV; encoded by the coding sequence ATGGATACGCCTACATCAAACCCTGACGCATTGCCCAAAGAGTCTTCTTCTCCGTTGAGTACGGACTTTCTGGCAACAGTCAGTCACGGACCAGGCGTGTATCAGATGCTCGGTAAAAAAGAGGTCCTCTATGTGGGCAAGGCACGCGATCTTCGCAAACGCCTCAGTCAGTACGTCCATTATACCGGGCCTCCCCATTCAAAGACTGCCGCCATGCTCTCCCGTGTGGCACGGGTGGAAACCTTCCTCACCACCACGGAAAAAGAGGCACTGATTCTTGAAGCCTCTCTGATCAAACAACACCGCCCCCGCTACAACGTCATCCTGCGTGACGATAAAAACTATCCGCTGATCAAGGTGACAACCAGTGAACCATGGCCCAGGGTCATCGTTACCCGTAAGCGGTTCCGGGACGGCAACCGTTATTTTGGCCCCTATGCGTCCTCTACGGCCATGCGTGCCACCATACAGTTACTCTCCCGTCTGTTTCCGTTACGCCGATGTGCAACCATGCGTGAACGTTCCCGTCCCTGCCTCAACTTTCAGATGAACCGCTGCCTGGCACCCTGTGCGGGCAAAGTCGACTCTGCAGAATATCAGCGCATGGTGGAAAGTATCATCATGATCCTGGAGGGAAAGGCTGACAAGGTTATTGCAAAGCTCACCGCCAAAATGACAAACGCGGCCGCAGAACAGGCCTTTGAACAGGCGGCATTCTATCGGGATCAGATACAGTACCTCGAAAAGACCATAGAACATCAGGCTGTTGTTGCGACGCATGATCTGGATCAGGATGTCATCGGGTTTCATCGACAGGATGCAGCTGTCGGCATTGCTGTGCTGTTTGTTCGAGGCGGTATGCTGACCGGCAGCCAGACTTTTTTCTTATCCGAACCTCTGGGTGATGACAGTACGGTGTTAACGCAGAGTATCCTGCAGTACTACAGCAACGATCGCCAGCCTCCGCGTGAACTTTTACTCCCCTTCTCCCTCGAAGATCAGGGACCGATCACTGAACGATTGGCAGAACTGCGCGAAGGGGCGGTTACTCTGCACACCCCTCAGCGCGGCAAACGGATGCAGCTGATGCGGATGGCCGGGACCAATGCTGCACAGATTTTTTCAGAACAGGCAAAAAAACAACAGTCCTGGAACAGTCTGGCCACTGCCCTGCAGACGAAGCTTCACCTGAAGAATCGTCCGGAAACCATTGAATGCCTGGATATATCCAACTTGCAGGGAAGGCAGGCTGTGGGCTCTTTAGTGTGCTTTATTCAGGGCGAGAAGGCTGCCGGCCGGTATCGTCACTACCGTATTCGCTCTCAAGACACGCCGGATGACTACGCCATGATGCGGGAGGTTCTGGAACGGCGAATGCACAAGGCGGTTCATGAAAACGATCCTCTGCCGGATCTGCTCCTGCTTGATGGCGGCAAAGGTCAGTTGGGAGTCGCGGTTGATGTACTGAACCGTTTCGACCTGCTGAATCGTATTGATCTGGTGGCCATTGCCGAAGAAAAAGAAGAAGAAGGTGAAAAACTGTTCCGGCCGGGACGAAAAAACCCGATTCTCCTGCAACCGCACTCACCAGTCCTGCTCTATCTCATGCGGATACGTGACGAAGCGCACCGATTCGGTATCACTCACCATCGTCGACTACGCTCTAAAGATCAACTGCACTCCCGGCTGGACAACTTGCAGGGAGTGGGGCCACAGCGCAAGAAGTTATTGTTGCGCAGTCTGGGGAGTGTGCAGCGGGTCCTTGCCGCAGACCGCCAAACTCTGGCAGAAATTCCCGGTATCGGATCCAGATTGTCTGAAAAAATTTATCAACAGCTTCACCCGAACAACGGCAGCAGCTCGGATGAGAAGGTTTAA
- a CDS encoding PilZ domain-containing protein, with amino-acid sequence MTKTKPMVKAGANIKKNRLYITISGNIDAESLEKLFSYVQCCVADLRAGFEVISDISACNLLYINSFSVYKKIIDYLIANNAGETVRIVRNNNISSKQIINFYNKIQTIKPVLAESVADAEIKLEQGMKRDAVRFQLKNLSVQYAFNDTPGQGTIVNISASGCAVEPLSPVTFTADSIIDLDIIFADHDELIIDFRVKGRVVRVTDQQFAVQFLDLDEKKKKRLYERLAYEVSLVHFVP; translated from the coding sequence ATGACCAAGACAAAACCCATGGTGAAAGCCGGTGCCAATATTAAGAAAAATCGGTTGTATATTACTATTTCCGGCAATATAGATGCGGAATCATTGGAGAAGTTATTCTCTTACGTCCAGTGTTGTGTAGCTGATCTCAGGGCAGGGTTTGAGGTGATCAGCGATATATCTGCATGTAACCTGCTGTATATCAACAGTTTTTCAGTGTACAAAAAAATAATCGACTATTTAATTGCCAACAACGCTGGGGAAACAGTTCGGATTGTCAGGAACAACAATATCAGCTCCAAACAGATTATCAATTTTTACAATAAGATCCAAACCATTAAGCCGGTTCTTGCGGAGAGTGTCGCTGATGCGGAGATAAAACTTGAGCAGGGAATGAAGCGAGATGCCGTCAGGTTTCAACTTAAAAATTTGTCGGTACAGTATGCATTCAACGATACACCCGGACAGGGAACCATTGTAAACATTTCGGCTAGCGGGTGTGCCGTTGAACCGTTATCTCCTGTTACTTTTACTGCAGACAGCATCATCGATCTGGACATTATTTTTGCCGATCATGATGAGCTGATTATTGATTTTCGTGTAAAAGGACGTGTCGTCCGCGTTACTGATCAGCAGTTTGCAGTACAATTTCTTGATCTTGATGAAAAAAAGAAGAAGCGGTTGTATGAACGGCTGGCCTATGAGGTCAGTCTGGTTCACTTTGTACCGTAA
- a CDS encoding alkene reductase, with protein MHYLFQPLQLGTLTLPNRICMAPLTRCRSDHTHIPTPLMAEYYGQRASAGLIIAEATMIQEGHSAFQTEPGIYNQKQVEGWQQVTRAVHEKGGRIFLQLWHGGRACHPFINEGIEPVSASAEAITNDYTHTPRGKANYVVPRMLLDNELPGIIDLFRQAALNAQKAGFDGIELHGANGYLLDQFLRDGCNKRTGPYGGSIENRARLLLEVIEAVCTVWSSDRVGVRLSLLSSFNSMGDSDPVGLACWLADRLNAYNLGYIHLVRGDVMGELKGDILTPFREHYQGVLIANLRYSAAEAEEAIGAGQFDAIAFGTAYIANPDLPERIRAGASLNTPNPSTFYKAGPVGYVDYPFMEQV; from the coding sequence ATGCACTACCTTTTTCAGCCTCTGCAACTTGGAACGCTGACACTGCCAAACCGAATCTGTATGGCGCCATTAACTCGTTGCCGGTCAGATCACACCCATATTCCAACTCCACTGATGGCTGAATACTACGGCCAACGTGCTAGCGCCGGTCTGATCATTGCCGAGGCGACCATGATACAGGAAGGACACTCGGCGTTTCAGACCGAACCTGGAATCTATAATCAGAAGCAAGTTGAGGGCTGGCAACAGGTCACCAGGGCTGTTCATGAGAAGGGAGGCAGAATCTTTCTGCAGCTTTGGCACGGTGGACGTGCCTGTCATCCGTTTATAAATGAGGGCATAGAACCGGTATCTGCCAGTGCGGAAGCCATTACCAATGATTACACGCATACGCCCAGGGGCAAGGCAAATTATGTGGTACCGCGGATGTTACTCGATAACGAGCTGCCCGGTATCATCGATCTGTTCAGGCAGGCTGCACTGAATGCACAGAAGGCCGGTTTTGATGGTATAGAACTCCATGGCGCCAATGGGTATTTACTTGATCAATTTCTGCGAGACGGCTGTAACAAGCGCACCGGGCCTTATGGCGGCAGTATTGAAAACCGCGCAAGACTGTTGCTTGAGGTGATAGAGGCGGTTTGCACAGTCTGGAGCAGTGATCGAGTAGGGGTTCGCCTGTCTCTGTTGTCGAGTTTCAACAGTATGGGTGACAGTGACCCCGTTGGACTGGCCTGCTGGCTTGCTGATCGACTCAATGCGTACAACCTTGGTTACATACATCTGGTCCGTGGCGATGTTATGGGCGAATTAAAGGGCGATATTCTGACACCGTTTCGTGAACATTACCAGGGCGTACTGATAGCCAATTTACGGTATTCTGCAGCTGAGGCTGAGGAGGCCATCGGTGCCGGTCAATTTGATGCCATCGCCTTTGGAACAGCCTATATTGCCAATCCTGATCTGCCGGAGCGTATTCGGGCCGGAGCATCACTCAACACACCGAATCCTTCGACCTTTTACAAGGCAGGGCCGGTGGGGTATGTTGATTATCCCTTCATGGAGCAGGTTTGA
- the ppsR gene encoding pyruvate, phosphate dikinase/phosphoenolpyruvate synthase regulator — MYDVYYVSGSTAILAEDMGRALLAQFPGIRFREEKIPFVHTPSDAQRALAHILKQSEGMQPLVFCTLMDQETRNIFNCPEIRFFDIFLSTLELLEQSLEIPARREPGYSRHFTISRMDKRVDAIHFSLEHDDGTKPDDYDEAEIILIGVSRSGKTPVSIYLATHMELKAANFPLTSDHLDKDELPKEIVRNRKKVVGLVCSPRYLHTIREKRYTGSTYASLANCTKELQQAKQLYMRHSIKILNVEGRSIEEIAVQATQAIGLTRKGKQKARSRTRLVV, encoded by the coding sequence ATGTACGATGTCTACTATGTCTCTGGATCTACGGCCATCCTTGCTGAGGATATGGGTCGGGCTCTGTTGGCACAGTTTCCCGGGATTCGTTTCCGTGAGGAAAAAATTCCCTTTGTTCATACCCCGAGTGATGCTCAGCGCGCCCTGGCCCATATCCTCAAACAGTCTGAAGGTATGCAGCCGTTGGTGTTTTGCACCCTTATGGATCAGGAAACCAGGAACATCTTCAATTGCCCGGAGATTAGGTTCTTTGATATTTTCCTTAGCACCCTGGAGTTGCTTGAGCAGTCACTTGAGATTCCGGCAAGACGAGAACCCGGATATTCCCGGCACTTCACCATTTCCCGTATGGATAAACGGGTTGATGCCATTCATTTTTCCCTGGAACATGATGACGGTACCAAACCTGACGACTATGATGAGGCGGAAATCATCCTCATAGGTGTATCGCGATCAGGAAAAACTCCGGTCAGCATCTATCTGGCCACCCACATGGAACTCAAAGCAGCGAATTTTCCACTCACCTCAGATCACCTTGACAAAGATGAGCTGCCCAAGGAAATCGTGCGCAACCGGAAGAAGGTGGTTGGCCTGGTCTGTTCGCCACGGTACCTGCATACAATTCGTGAAAAACGATACACTGGTTCCACCTATGCCAGCTTAGCCAACTGTACTAAAGAACTGCAGCAGGCTAAACAACTGTATATGCGGCATAGTATAAAGATCCTTAATGTGGAGGGCCGTTCCATTGAGGAGATCGCTGTACAGGCCACACAGGCCATAGGTCTGACCAGAAAGGGAAAGCAGAAAGCACGTTCTCGTACCAGACTGGTGGTTTGA